A section of the Arcobacter roscoffensis genome encodes:
- a CDS encoding UDP-N-acetylmuramate dehydrogenase: protein MENYFKQIDFSKYSSLHIGPTCEVLVINEIGEYEDYQILGRANNTLISNNPPKFAVLGEAFEYIEQKDGLLYVGCATKSGKLLSYAKRNDLANLEFLGKLPGCLGGLVKMNAGLKEWEIFNYIHSIKTNKGYIKKENIEYSYRNTKIDTIVYEVVFNIEYGYSKQMAEKFKKMRDNQPQLPSAGSCFKNPKDDYAGRLIEAVGLKGFKKGGMGFSQEHANFLVNYGGGTYEEAIYMIDLAQKKIKKQFNIDIKKEIIVY from the coding sequence GTGGAAAATTATTTTAAACAAATAGATTTTAGTAAATACTCATCACTACATATAGGACCTACTTGTGAGGTTTTAGTAATTAATGAAATAGGTGAGTATGAAGATTACCAAATATTAGGACGAGCTAATAATACACTAATATCAAATAATCCACCAAAGTTTGCTGTTTTAGGTGAAGCTTTTGAGTATATTGAGCAAAAAGATGGACTTTTATATGTAGGCTGTGCAACAAAATCAGGAAAGCTTTTATCTTATGCAAAAAGAAATGATTTAGCTAATTTAGAGTTTTTAGGAAAACTTCCAGGTTGTCTTGGAGGTCTTGTTAAAATGAATGCTGGATTAAAAGAATGGGAAATTTTCAATTATATTCACTCTATTAAGACAAATAAAGGTTATATTAAAAAAGAGAATATAGAATACTCTTATAGAAACACAAAAATAGATACTATTGTTTATGAGGTAGTATTTAATATTGAATATGGCTATTCTAAGCAAATGGCCGAGAAATTTAAAAAAATGAGAGATAATCAGCCACAATTACCAAGTGCTGGATCTTGCTTTAAAAATCCAAAAGATGATTATGCAGGAAGATTGATAGAAGCAGTTGGACTAAAAGGTTTTAAAAAAGGTGGAATGGGATTTTCCCAAGAACATGCTAACTTTTTAGTAAACTATGGTGGTGGAACATATGAAGAGGCTATTTATATGATTGATTTAGCCCAGAAGAAGATAAAAAAGCAGTTTAATATAGATATTAAAAAAGAGATTATAGTTTATTAA
- a CDS encoding cation:proton antiporter: MSEEILIIVTISLIIFSSPLIGKLLKLPTVTVEIILGAIASYFAFISDHAILELASKLGFLYLMFLAGLEVDLKKLANISPTILKKSLIYNVILFSLSTIISVYLGLGNIFIVILPLISIGLLAALKKEYGDVEWIRLSIIVGLIGEIVSIFALTTVSAALEFGINFEFYRTMFLFVMFLLSMLLIYKVFHNLIWWFPEIKAYLMPEQDHQEQDIRISMAIFFLMIAVMMVLHLKVAFGAFIAGTFITTFFEKHNKQLSHKLEHFGFGWLVPIFFISVGASFELTALLQDGLLIKALLIVAAMVGIRFVASMLFIKEMGWNKFFMIGLSHSMPITLLIAVTTLAYNNHSIDQEYYYAFILAAILEVLIVMVLIRILSHFITIKDRN; the protein is encoded by the coding sequence ATGAGTGAAGAGATTTTAATAATTGTAACAATTTCCTTAATTATATTTTCTTCACCATTAATAGGAAAGTTATTAAAACTTCCTACTGTAACTGTAGAGATTATCTTAGGAGCTATTGCTTCGTATTTTGCATTTATCTCTGATCATGCCATTTTAGAGTTAGCCTCTAAGCTTGGATTTTTATATTTGATGTTTTTAGCAGGACTTGAAGTAGATTTAAAAAAGCTTGCTAATATCTCGCCTACAATACTCAAAAAGTCCCTTATTTACAATGTAATACTCTTTTCCTTATCTACGATAATATCCGTATATTTAGGGCTTGGAAATATATTTATTGTAATTTTACCTTTAATATCAATTGGATTGTTAGCTGCTTTAAAAAAAGAATATGGGGATGTAGAGTGGATTAGGCTATCTATTATAGTTGGTCTTATAGGTGAGATAGTATCAATCTTTGCCCTTACAACAGTATCTGCTGCTTTAGAGTTTGGAATTAACTTTGAGTTCTATCGAACCATGTTTTTATTCGTAATGTTCTTATTATCAATGTTATTGATATATAAAGTTTTCCACAATCTTATCTGGTGGTTCCCTGAGATTAAAGCTTATTTAATGCCAGAGCAAGACCATCAAGAACAAGATATTAGAATTTCAATGGCGATTTTCTTTTTAATGATTGCTGTAATGATGGTATTACATTTAAAAGTTGCATTTGGAGCATTTATTGCTGGAACTTTTATTACTACATTTTTTGAGAAGCATAATAAACAGCTTTCGCACAAGTTAGAGCATTTTGGCTTTGGTTGGTTAGTTCCTATTTTCTTTATTTCAGTTGGGGCTTCATTTGAGCTAACAGCTCTGCTTCAAGATGGTTTACTAATAAAAGCTTTATTGATAGTTGCTGCTATGGTTGGAATAAGATTTGTAGCTTCTATGTTATTTATAAAAGAGATGGGTTGGAATAAGTTTTTTATGATTGGACTTTCTCACTCAATGCCAATTACTTTACTTATTGCAGTAACAACATTGGCGTATAATAACCATTCAATTGATCAAGAGTATTATTATGCGTTTATTTTAGCAGCTATTCTAGAAGTATTAATAGTGATGGTATTAATTAGAATACTATCACATTTCATCACTATTAAAGATCGTAATTAA
- a CDS encoding septum formation initiator, whose amino-acid sequence MKKKQRGLKKFFVIVIISVIVTIFLSYHVANILFGDNSLKVYNSLKHKRDYLQNEIKRLQKENAYLQKEYFELKNLEPEQ is encoded by the coding sequence ATGAAAAAAAAGCAACGTGGACTAAAAAAGTTTTTTGTAATTGTAATTATCTCAGTAATAGTTACAATCTTTTTAAGCTACCATGTTGCAAATATTCTGTTTGGGGATAACTCTTTAAAGGTTTATAACTCTTTAAAACATAAAAGAGATTATCTTCAAAATGAAATCAAAAGATTGCAAAAAGAGAATGCATATTTACAAAAAGAGTATTTTGAATTAAAAAACTTGGAGCCCGAACAATGA
- a CDS encoding transglycosylase SLT domain-containing protein has translation MKAFFYLLLFSTFLFSNSLNLNKKDLVILKKIKSLSDDEMLSYSLMAIAIKESKLGKYVVNHKTKDYGLFQANIKTVISRQKVKDTKENREFFANKLINDVSFSTANAIIELEYWRKVHKDNWAKTWASYNTGWRYDGKTGFKYANSIFEIIKKLKLEYRL, from the coding sequence ATGAAAGCTTTTTTTTATTTACTACTTTTTTCAACATTTCTTTTTTCAAATAGTTTAAACCTAAATAAGAAGGATTTAGTGATTCTAAAAAAAATAAAATCACTAAGTGATGATGAAATGTTATCTTATTCACTTATGGCAATAGCTATAAAAGAATCAAAATTAGGTAAATATGTAGTAAATCATAAAACAAAAGATTATGGACTTTTTCAAGCAAATATCAAAACTGTAATATCAAGACAAAAAGTAAAAGACACAAAAGAAAACAGAGAGTTTTTTGCTAACAAACTTATAAATGATGTTTCTTTTTCCACTGCAAATGCAATAATAGAGCTTGAGTATTGGAGAAAGGTTCATAAAGATAATTGGGCTAAAACATGGGCATCTTATAATACAGGTTGGAGATATGATGGTAAAACAGGTTTTAAATATGCAAATAGTATTTTTGAAATCATTAAAAAACTTAAGCTAGAATACAGACTTTAA
- a CDS encoding menaquinone biosynthesis family protein, producing the protein MLKKITVAHSPDADDIFMYYAIKFGWVTPKDAEFENIAEDIETLNQATLKGQYDICAISFALYPFVKNDYALLKTAVSFGEGYGPKLMKRKGAKLKRNFKVALSGEFTTNALLFKIAYPDARITYMNFLDIEKAVIDGEVDAGVLIHESILTYDDALEVEKEMWDVWVELSGGDLPLPLGGMCLRRSLPLHNAIDYEKTLIKAVDVANKNRKVLAPMLLEKGLIRVDADTLDNYLDLYANDNSVKLSDIQYKALDKLYELGYKHGFYDSLIKSKDYLIPDDYEELRAR; encoded by the coding sequence ATTTTGAAAAAAATTACTGTTGCACATTCACCGGACGCTGATGATATTTTTATGTACTATGCAATTAAATTTGGTTGGGTTACGCCAAAAGATGCAGAGTTTGAAAATATTGCAGAGGATATTGAGACATTAAACCAAGCTACATTAAAAGGACAATATGATATTTGCGCAATTTCATTTGCCTTATATCCTTTTGTAAAAAATGATTATGCTTTATTAAAAACAGCAGTATCTTTTGGTGAAGGTTATGGTCCTAAACTTATGAAAAGAAAAGGTGCTAAGCTTAAAAGAAATTTCAAAGTAGCTCTTAGTGGAGAGTTTACAACTAATGCACTTTTATTTAAAATAGCTTATCCTGATGCAAGAATTACATATATGAACTTCTTAGATATTGAAAAAGCAGTAATTGATGGTGAAGTTGATGCAGGTGTATTGATTCATGAATCAATTTTAACTTATGATGATGCCCTAGAAGTTGAAAAAGAGATGTGGGATGTTTGGGTTGAATTAAGCGGTGGAGATTTACCTCTACCACTTGGTGGAATGTGTTTAAGAAGATCTCTTCCTTTACACAATGCAATTGATTATGAAAAAACTTTAATCAAAGCAGTTGATGTAGCCAATAAAAATAGAAAAGTTTTAGCTCCAATGCTTCTTGAAAAAGGACTTATTAGAGTTGATGCTGATACTTTAGATAATTACTTAGATTTATATGCAAATGATAATTCTGTTAAATTAAGTGATATTCAATACAAAGCCTTAGATAAACTATATGAATTAGGTTATAAACATGGATTTTATGATAGCTTGATAAAATCAAAGGATTATTTAATTCCTGATGATTATGAAGAGTTAAGAGCAAGATAG
- a CDS encoding AMIN domain-containing protein, with amino-acid sequence MKTLSLFTSALILTVSLEARENPFNTTAAYEEEAARIIELNEESFYNPSEEDYAQRMQEKLAVEGENKNEVEKQIEKIVPMMQEKPKQEPKYSKDEVEKLIKKAQKQAEYKTKKLIEKKLEETKKAEPKQVVFVKPRPDVIVEDMTKEVQILPFVKLEYSDNDLMIHTDYKVSKKFSISKENKLIIDYKANLNFYTKRENLDSKNFKKVAIGNHKKNGFFRVVVELDKNPSSYKVDYKNNLITIFNSDEM; translated from the coding sequence ATGAAAACTTTATCTTTATTTACATCAGCACTTATTTTAACAGTAAGCTTAGAAGCAAGAGAAAATCCATTTAATACTACAGCTGCATACGAAGAAGAAGCAGCAAGAATTATAGAGCTAAATGAAGAGAGCTTCTATAACCCTAGTGAAGAAGATTATGCTCAAAGAATGCAAGAAAAACTTGCAGTAGAAGGTGAAAATAAAAATGAAGTTGAAAAACAAATAGAAAAAATTGTTCCTATGATGCAAGAGAAACCAAAACAAGAGCCTAAATACTCAAAAGATGAAGTAGAAAAACTTATCAAGAAAGCTCAAAAACAAGCTGAATACAAAACAAAAAAATTAATAGAAAAGAAACTAGAAGAAACAAAAAAAGCTGAGCCAAAACAAGTTGTATTTGTAAAACCTAGACCTGATGTTATAGTTGAGGATATGACAAAAGAGGTTCAAATTCTTCCTTTTGTTAAACTTGAATACTCTGATAATGATCTTATGATTCATACAGATTATAAAGTATCTAAGAAGTTTAGTATAAGTAAAGAAAACAAACTAATTATTGACTATAAAGCGAATCTGAACTTTTATACAAAAAGAGAAAATTTAGATTCAAAGAACTTCAAAAAGGTTGCAATCGGAAACCATAAAAAGAATGGTTTTTTTAGAGTTGTAGTAGAACTAGATAAAAATCCATCTTCTTATAAAGTTGATTATAAAAACAACTTAATTACGATCTTTAATAGTGATGAAATGTGA
- the nuoN gene encoding NADH-quinone oxidoreductase subunit NuoN yields the protein MLEPISISLESLNLGTLAPMVIAIIGAISIILTDLFNKNKHKSLYVMIVTLFLVFDLFTLLAFSGNERGLFDIMLLDGIAILSQCIIIGGSILFIFLGLSKLRFQDFRHAEYFALYLFMVAGFQFMVSSDSLIMIFVGLETASLALYTMIAMHNRMVSIEAAVKYFTMGALAAAFFVFGSMIFYALTGSLELAQISQVLSDQNYLSSDNFSNYIMVLVGFVFMFAALGFKLSLFPFHTWVPDVYQGSTSALAGFMSVIPKMAGFVVALRFFDVFVHSGDTIIYFMLYITVILTMTIPNLIALQQTDIKRMLAYSSISNAGMAMAAILIGTHQSTNALFLYWILFTVTNFGAFGMLWLNRGKEYKDYDSPYSFKKFSGLAQISPFTAAILGLFLFALTGLPPFALFWGKMYLVSSAVNAGEIALAVVIVLNSAIAAYYYLRPVSYMFLRDPEQGANTKFMQNATTPMKSVVGFAVFLTITSIFYIQPLLDIISHYVASAGF from the coding sequence ATGCTAGAGCCTATTTCAATTAGTTTAGAGAGTTTAAACCTAGGTACTTTAGCACCTATGGTTATTGCAATTATTGGTGCAATTAGTATTATATTAACAGACCTATTTAATAAGAATAAGCATAAATCATTATATGTAATGATTGTTACTCTTTTCTTAGTATTTGACTTATTTACACTATTAGCCTTCTCAGGAAATGAGAGAGGTTTATTTGACATAATGCTACTTGATGGTATTGCAATACTATCTCAATGTATTATTATTGGTGGATCAATTCTATTTATTTTCTTAGGACTTTCAAAGTTAAGATTCCAAGACTTTAGACATGCTGAGTACTTCGCACTATATTTATTTATGGTTGCAGGGTTCCAGTTTATGGTAAGTTCTGATTCTTTAATTATGATTTTTGTAGGACTTGAAACGGCATCATTAGCTTTATATACAATGATTGCTATGCACAATAGAATGGTATCAATTGAAGCTGCTGTTAAGTACTTCACTATGGGTGCATTAGCAGCTGCTTTCTTTGTATTTGGTTCTATGATTTTCTATGCTTTAACTGGATCTTTAGAATTAGCACAGATTTCACAAGTATTAAGTGATCAAAATTACTTATCAAGTGATAACTTCTCTAACTATATTATGGTCTTAGTTGGATTTGTATTTATGTTTGCCGCACTTGGGTTCAAATTATCATTATTCCCATTTCATACATGGGTACCAGATGTTTACCAAGGTTCAACATCAGCTTTAGCTGGATTTATGTCTGTTATTCCAAAAATGGCAGGATTTGTTGTAGCACTTAGATTCTTTGATGTATTTGTACATAGTGGTGATACTATTATTTACTTTATGTTATATATCACTGTAATTTTAACTATGACTATTCCAAACTTAATAGCATTACAGCAAACAGATATTAAAAGAATGCTTGCATACTCTTCAATTTCAAATGCAGGTATGGCAATGGCAGCAATTTTAATAGGAACACATCAGTCAACTAATGCACTATTTTTATACTGGATTTTATTTACAGTTACTAACTTTGGTGCCTTTGGTATGTTGTGGCTTAATAGAGGTAAAGAGTATAAAGATTATGATTCACCATATTCATTTAAAAAGTTCTCAGGACTTGCTCAAATTTCACCATTTACAGCTGCAATCTTAGGATTGTTCTTATTTGCACTTACAGGTCTTCCTCCATTTGCATTATTCTGGGGAAAAATGTATTTAGTTTCAAGTGCAGTAAATGCAGGAGAAATTGCTTTAGCAGTTGTTATCGTATTAAACTCTGCAATTGCAGCATACTACTACTTAAGACCAGTTTCTTATATGTTCTTAAGAGACCCAGAACAAGGAGCTAATACTAAATTTATGCAAAATGCAACAACTCCAATGAAATCAGTTGTTGGTTTTGCAGTATTTTTAACTATTACTTCTATATTCTATATTCAACCACTATTAGACATTATTTCTCACTATGTAGCTAGTGCAGGATTTTAG
- a CDS encoding metallophosphoesterase family protein, translating to MKIGILSDSHHQVGYTKEVIDFLKEKGSQYLIHAGDLCVEENLKLLEQSGLVYVSVFGNNDMGLIPFSNKYRIKQEPYYFKIKDIKFKLMHLPYHLTPDTDVVIFGHTHMFEHDYKNKTLFVNPGEVCAREKPLIECVFLEINENEYIISYYFKNTNEQFFKKEEYKYERKI from the coding sequence ATGAAAATAGGAATCTTATCAGATAGCCACCATCAGGTAGGCTATACAAAAGAAGTAATTGACTTCTTAAAAGAAAAAGGAAGTCAATATTTAATCCATGCAGGAGATTTATGTGTGGAAGAAAATCTAAAACTTCTTGAGCAATCAGGTCTAGTTTATGTTTCAGTTTTTGGTAATAATGATATGGGATTGATTCCTTTTTCAAATAAATATAGAATCAAACAAGAACCTTATTACTTTAAAATTAAAGATATAAAATTTAAACTAATGCATTTGCCTTATCATTTAACTCCTGATACAGATGTGGTTATTTTTGGACATACTCATATGTTTGAGCATGATTATAAAAATAAGACACTTTTTGTAAACCCTGGGGAGGTTTGTGCAAGGGAAAAGCCATTAATTGAGTGTGTCTTTTTAGAAATTAATGAAAATGAGTATATAATCTCATACTATTTTAAAAATACAAACGAACAATTTTTTAAGAAAGAAGAGTATAAATATGAGCGAAAAATTTAA
- the topA gene encoding type I DNA topoisomerase, which produces MKNLVIVESPAKAKTISKFLGKDFKVMASMGHVRDLPKSKLGFDPEDNFKPKYLVSTDKKKVISDLKKEITKDTTIYLAADEDREGEAIAWHLIPALKIEKNPIKRIVFHEITKDAIIKALENPRDVDQNLVDAQQARRILDRAVGYELSPLLWKKVRYGLSAGRVQSVAVKIIVDRENEIREFKPEEYWKIKSEFIDPSLKSELAKENGKNVKVTNEAQAKTIEASLKLGNFTLVEIEEKDSKRNPAAPFTTSTLQQEASRKLGYSVKQTMIIAQQLYEGNVGNIPDHTGGLITYMRTDSLNLSTVATSAAKEVIEAEYGKEYSLNKPRTYKSKAKGAQEAHEAIRPVNLALKPSDIKAYVDASQYKLYSLIWKRTLATQMAPAQIANTTYKIQAGKDGEYEFQTKGQRIVFPGFMKAYTEGSDNPESALDSSEKILPTIKKGTVLNLSKLELEQLFTKPPARYTEASLVKKLESEGIGRPSTYAPTISTIQQREYVVKTEDKKLAPTPTGEIVNSFLNDHFSHIVDLGFTAKIEEEFDEIAEGKIAWEQVMTDFYGDFKKTIVEKEESVNKEDYLQIREIGTDPESGKPISARVGRYGPFVQIGTKDDEEKPKFVAIPDHLNMDTITLDEALFLFTLPRVVGQTTEGEDIKANIGRFGPYLQVKTKYYSLKTDDPYTIEEARAKEVIKELDEAKAKATIKEFEEEKIQILNGRYGAYIKQGRKNFKIPKGKVAEDLTLEECQEIIAKDPKSKTTAKKAPAKKTAAKKTTTKKTTTKKTTAKKSPSKS; this is translated from the coding sequence GTGAAGAATTTAGTAATAGTGGAGTCTCCCGCCAAAGCAAAGACAATATCGAAATTTCTAGGTAAAGATTTTAAGGTAATGGCTTCAATGGGGCATGTAAGAGACTTACCAAAATCAAAATTAGGGTTTGACCCAGAAGATAATTTTAAGCCAAAGTATTTAGTATCAACAGATAAGAAAAAAGTAATAAGTGATTTGAAAAAAGAAATTACTAAAGATACAACAATCTATCTAGCGGCCGATGAAGATAGAGAGGGAGAGGCTATTGCATGGCATTTAATCCCCGCACTAAAAATTGAAAAAAACCCTATTAAAAGAATTGTATTTCACGAAATTACTAAAGATGCAATTATAAAAGCATTAGAAAACCCAAGAGATGTTGATCAAAATTTAGTTGATGCCCAACAAGCTAGAAGAATTTTAGATAGAGCCGTTGGTTATGAACTTTCACCATTATTATGGAAAAAAGTAAGATATGGTTTAAGTGCAGGAAGAGTTCAATCTGTTGCAGTTAAAATCATAGTTGATAGAGAAAATGAAATTAGAGAGTTTAAACCAGAAGAGTATTGGAAAATTAAATCTGAGTTTATTGACCCATCACTTAAATCAGAATTAGCTAAAGAAAATGGTAAAAATGTAAAAGTTACAAATGAAGCTCAAGCTAAAACTATTGAAGCTTCTTTAAAACTAGGGAATTTTACTTTAGTTGAGATTGAAGAAAAAGATTCAAAAAGAAACCCAGCAGCTCCATTTACAACATCTACTTTACAACAAGAAGCTAGTAGAAAACTTGGATATTCTGTAAAACAAACTATGATTATTGCACAGCAATTATATGAAGGTAATGTAGGAAATATCCCAGATCATACAGGTGGATTAATCACTTATATGAGAACTGACTCATTAAACTTATCAACAGTAGCAACAAGTGCAGCTAAAGAAGTAATTGAAGCTGAATATGGAAAAGAGTATTCACTAAATAAACCAAGAACTTATAAATCTAAAGCAAAAGGAGCACAAGAGGCTCACGAAGCTATTAGACCTGTAAATCTTGCATTAAAACCAAGTGATATAAAAGCTTATGTGGATGCTTCGCAATACAAACTTTATAGTTTAATATGGAAAAGAACACTTGCCACACAAATGGCACCAGCTCAAATTGCAAACACTACATATAAAATCCAAGCAGGAAAAGATGGAGAGTATGAGTTTCAAACAAAGGGACAAAGAATAGTATTCCCAGGTTTTATGAAAGCTTATACAGAAGGAAGTGATAATCCTGAATCTGCACTTGATAGTAGTGAAAAAATTCTTCCAACTATTAAAAAAGGAACAGTTTTAAATCTTTCAAAATTAGAGTTAGAGCAGTTATTTACAAAGCCACCTGCAAGATATACAGAAGCTTCACTAGTTAAAAAACTAGAGAGTGAAGGAATAGGAAGACCATCAACATATGCTCCAACTATTTCAACAATACAACAAAGAGAATATGTTGTAAAAACAGAAGATAAAAAACTTGCACCAACTCCAACAGGAGAGATTGTAAACTCATTTTTAAATGACCACTTCTCTCATATTGTAGATTTAGGATTTACAGCAAAAATTGAAGAAGAGTTTGATGAAATTGCTGAGGGTAAAATTGCTTGGGAACAAGTAATGACTGATTTCTATGGAGATTTCAAAAAGACTATTGTTGAAAAAGAAGAGAGTGTTAATAAAGAAGATTATCTTCAAATAAGAGAGATTGGAACAGACCCTGAATCTGGAAAGCCAATTAGTGCTAGAGTGGGAAGATATGGACCTTTTGTTCAAATTGGAACAAAAGATGATGAAGAAAAGCCAAAGTTTGTTGCAATTCCAGATCACTTAAATATGGATACAATTACTTTAGATGAAGCATTATTCTTATTTACTTTACCAAGAGTTGTAGGACAAACTACTGAGGGTGAAGATATTAAAGCAAATATTGGAAGATTTGGACCATATTTACAAGTAAAAACTAAATATTATTCATTAAAAACTGATGATCCATATACGATTGAAGAAGCAAGAGCAAAAGAAGTAATCAAAGAGCTTGACGAAGCAAAAGCAAAAGCTACAATTAAAGAGTTTGAAGAAGAGAAAATTCAAATCTTAAATGGTAGATATGGAGCATATATCAAGCAAGGTAGAAAGAACTTTAAAATACCAAAGGGTAAAGTTGCTGAAGATTTAACATTAGAAGAGTGTCAGGAAATAATAGCTAAAGATCCAAAGTCTAAAACAACAGCAAAAAAAGCTCCTGCAAAAAAGACAGCAGCTAAGAAAACTACAACGAAAAAGACTACTACTAAAAAAACAACAGCAAAAAAGAGCCCTTCTAAAAGCTAA
- a CDS encoding biotin synthase, which yields MSEKFKVTDEIFLCAICNVESGTCNEDCKFCTQSVRYKADIQRYKMKTVEQIIEEAKKARDNGAVGFCLVTAGLGLTDKKTEYIAEVAKAVKAENLGLRLIACNGTATVEQLKKLKAAGVDNYNHNLEASKEYYPEICTTHSWDERYQTCLNVKEAGLQLVCGGIFGMGETQEDRISMIKSIASLDPMNVPLNFFHPNEALPLVENSISREQAFELIELAREMIPNAHKIMVAGGRELMFGEQQYEIFERGANAFVIGDYLTTEGKTPKDDVAALEALGYKIAKHVVKMPNEK from the coding sequence ATGAGCGAAAAATTTAAAGTAACTGATGAAATATTTTTATGTGCTATTTGTAATGTAGAAAGTGGTACTTGTAATGAAGACTGTAAATTCTGTACACAAAGTGTAAGATATAAAGCAGATATTCAAAGATATAAAATGAAAACTGTTGAGCAGATTATTGAAGAGGCTAAAAAAGCCAGAGATAATGGAGCTGTTGGTTTCTGTTTAGTAACAGCAGGACTTGGCCTTACAGATAAAAAAACTGAATATATTGCCGAGGTTGCAAAAGCTGTTAAGGCTGAAAACTTAGGTTTAAGACTAATTGCTTGTAATGGTACAGCAACAGTTGAGCAATTAAAAAAACTAAAAGCAGCAGGTGTTGACAACTACAACCATAACCTAGAAGCTTCAAAAGAGTATTATCCAGAAATTTGTACTACACACTCTTGGGATGAAAGATACCAAACTTGTTTAAATGTAAAAGAAGCAGGTTTACAACTTGTATGTGGTGGAATTTTTGGAATGGGTGAAACACAAGAAGATAGAATTTCTATGATAAAATCTATTGCTTCTTTAGATCCTATGAATGTTCCTTTAAACTTCTTCCATCCAAATGAAGCATTACCTCTTGTAGAAAACTCAATTTCAAGAGAACAAGCTTTCGAATTAATTGAATTAGCAAGAGAAATGATTCCAAATGCACATAAAATAATGGTAGCAGGTGGAAGAGAACTTATGTTTGGTGAGCAACAGTATGAAATCTTTGAAAGAGGTGCTAATGCTTTTGTAATTGGTGATTATTTAACAACAGAGGGTAAAACTCCAAAAGATGATGTTGCAGCTTTAGAAGCATTAGGGTATAAGATTGCAAAACATGTAGTTAAAATGCCAAACGAAAAATAG